The Pontibacillus halophilus JSM 076056 = DSM 19796 genome has a segment encoding these proteins:
- a CDS encoding acyl-CoA carboxylase subunit beta, translating to MLADLTYREHVEAIEKGGPENYHSKNEEKGKLFVRKRLELLLDQGVDVEDAFFANCAEGSLPADGVVTGIGKVNGQTVCVMANDSTVKAGSWGARTVEKIIRIQETAEKLEVPMYYLVDSAGARITDQVEMFPGRRGAGRIFYNQVKLSGRIPQICLLFGPSAAGGAYIPAFCDVVVMVEGNASMYLGSPRMAEKVIGEKVTLEEMGGARMHCSESGCGDVLVKSEEEAILFGRRYLTYFPANFRQQPARIEPTPPKLQDLSIEELIPKNQNAPFDMYKLIHQLIDEDSFCEIKRLFARELITGLARIDGRTVGIIANQPRMKGGVLFHDSADKAAKFIQLCDAYHIPLLFLADIPGFMIGTRVEKAGIIRHGAKMISSMSEASVPKISVIVRKAYGAGLYAMAGPAFEPDCCIALPSAQIAVMGPEAAVNAVYANRIAQLSEEERPAFIQAKQEEYKENIDIYRLASEMVVDAVVEPNALRQELISRLEAYETKQVTFTERKHGVYPV from the coding sequence ATGTTGGCTGATCTTACGTATCGTGAACACGTTGAGGCAATAGAAAAAGGTGGACCTGAGAACTATCATAGTAAGAATGAAGAAAAAGGCAAGCTGTTCGTACGTAAACGACTTGAGCTCTTGTTAGACCAAGGCGTAGATGTAGAAGATGCTTTCTTTGCAAATTGTGCAGAAGGTAGCCTTCCTGCTGACGGGGTGGTTACAGGTATTGGGAAAGTCAACGGACAGACTGTTTGTGTGATGGCGAATGATTCAACTGTAAAAGCAGGCTCTTGGGGTGCCAGAACAGTTGAGAAAATCATTCGTATTCAAGAAACGGCTGAGAAGCTTGAAGTACCTATGTATTACTTAGTTGATTCAGCTGGAGCACGCATTACAGACCAAGTAGAGATGTTCCCAGGCCGAAGAGGTGCAGGGAGAATCTTCTACAATCAAGTGAAATTATCTGGACGCATTCCTCAAATCTGTTTATTATTTGGGCCATCTGCTGCTGGTGGGGCGTATATCCCGGCTTTTTGTGATGTTGTGGTGATGGTTGAAGGCAATGCCTCCATGTACTTAGGCTCTCCACGTATGGCTGAGAAAGTGATTGGAGAGAAAGTGACCCTTGAAGAAATGGGTGGTGCTCGTATGCATTGCTCAGAATCAGGGTGTGGAGATGTTCTAGTAAAGTCAGAAGAAGAGGCCATTCTGTTTGGGCGACGCTATCTTACTTATTTCCCAGCAAACTTTAGACAACAACCAGCCCGTATTGAACCCACACCACCTAAACTCCAAGACCTCTCCATCGAAGAACTCATTCCAAAGAACCAAAACGCACCTTTTGATATGTATAAATTAATACATCAACTGATTGACGAAGATAGTTTCTGTGAGATTAAGCGGTTATTCGCTCGTGAGCTTATAACAGGATTAGCGCGTATAGATGGGCGTACAGTTGGTATCATTGCCAATCAACCAAGAATGAAAGGTGGGGTCTTGTTCCACGACTCTGCTGATAAAGCGGCCAAATTTATTCAGTTGTGTGATGCCTACCACATTCCGCTTCTCTTCCTAGCAGATATCCCAGGCTTCATGATTGGAACGAGAGTGGAGAAAGCAGGCATTATCCGACACGGGGCGAAAATGATTTCAAGTATGAGTGAGGCATCTGTGCCAAAAATCTCAGTTATCGTTCGTAAAGCTTATGGTGCTGGCCTCTATGCTATGGCTGGTCCCGCCTTCGAACCAGATTGTTGTATTGCTCTGCCATCCGCTCAGATTGCGGTTATGGGACCAGAAGCGGCAGTGAATGCGGTTTATGCAAATCGCATTGCCCAATTAAGCGAGGAAGAACGCCCCGCTTTCATTCAAGCGAAACAAGAAGAATATAAAGAGAACATCGACATTTACCGCCTTGCTTCTGAGATGGTTGTAGATGCTGTTGTTGAGCCAAACGCCCTTCGTCAGGAACTAATTAGCCGGCTAGAAGCCTATGAAACGAAACAAGTAACATTTACAGAAAGAAAACATGGTGTCTATCCAGTGTAA
- a CDS encoding enoyl-CoA hydratase, with product MKYPVTLEIIDESIAYVTLNRPEARNALSTHLLDAMQGIIKDINNMKSIRCVVITGTGEKAFCAGADLKERSGMNTSEVALAVERIGQTIQAVETIKVPVIASLNGGAFGGGLELALACDLRISEDTAVMGLTETSLGIIPGAGGTQRLPRLIGPGKAKELIYTARKVSANEALDIGLVEKVVPEEQLREATLEWAQQIAKNAPVSLQQAKKAINLGYELDIQSGLKVEALCYQTTIQTKDRLEGLQAFKEKRDPVYTGD from the coding sequence ATGAAATATCCAGTGACATTAGAGATCATTGATGAATCCATTGCTTACGTGACGTTGAATCGTCCTGAAGCAAGAAATGCGTTATCTACTCACTTACTAGATGCCATGCAAGGGATTATTAAAGATATTAATAATATGAAATCCATTCGTTGCGTTGTCATAACAGGTACTGGCGAGAAAGCCTTTTGTGCAGGTGCTGATTTAAAAGAGCGCTCAGGTATGAATACGTCTGAAGTAGCGCTCGCTGTGGAGCGGATTGGTCAAACAATCCAGGCTGTTGAGACGATTAAGGTTCCTGTTATTGCTAGTTTAAATGGAGGGGCATTTGGCGGGGGGCTTGAGCTCGCGTTAGCTTGCGATTTACGTATTTCTGAAGATACGGCAGTGATGGGCTTAACAGAAACCTCTCTAGGCATTATTCCAGGAGCAGGTGGCACACAAAGACTTCCTCGTCTTATCGGCCCTGGTAAAGCAAAGGAGTTAATTTATACAGCACGTAAAGTTTCTGCCAATGAAGCTTTAGATATAGGACTAGTTGAGAAAGTAGTTCCAGAAGAACAACTGAGAGAGGCTACGCTTGAGTGGGCACAACAAATCGCTAAGAATGCACCAGTATCCCTACAACAAGCGAAGAAAGCAATCAACCTTGGATATGAACTAGATATTCAGTCTGGTTTGAAGGTGGAAGCGTTATGCTACCAAACTACAATACAGACGAAGGACCGACTTGAAGGACTACAAGCCTTCAAAGAAAAGCGTGACCCTGTTTATACGGGAGATTAA
- a CDS encoding DUF2188 domain-containing protein, with the protein MAKNRWTKQDYPESMKNLPDEVREKAIEIANALLDEEDMPEGRAIAIATSQAQKSEGSTDKDTVYHVVPQEERWAVMKEDAKQASYMADTKDDAMERARDLMNKHDAILVVHKADGTVQQQINQK; encoded by the coding sequence ATGGCGAAGAATCGTTGGACAAAGCAAGATTATCCAGAATCAATGAAGAACTTACCAGATGAAGTTAGAGAAAAAGCGATTGAAATTGCAAACGCACTGTTAGACGAAGAGGATATGCCTGAAGGACGAGCAATTGCCATTGCAACCTCACAAGCACAGAAATCAGAAGGAAGTACAGATAAAGATACCGTTTATCATGTCGTTCCGCAGGAAGAACGTTGGGCTGTTATGAAAGAAGATGCGAAACAGGCGAGTTATATGGCTGATACAAAAGATGACGCCATGGAACGAGCACGTGATCTTATGAATAAACACGATGCCATTCTAGTCGTCCATAAAGCAGATGGCACTGTACAGCAGCAAATCAATCAAAAATAG
- a CDS encoding nucleoside hydrolase, with product MGKKVLFFADFGIDDVLALVYAFFEEEIDIVAVVTGYGNIPRENAKRNALFIRSLANAEHIPIIEGASKPYTGKVPDYVPEIHGDYGLGPFIPSEASQQGRIEDFHYVRTLFHQYEEDDIYVVNVGRLSSLATFFVLYPEYRERIKDVYIMGGAFLSPGNVTPVAEANIHGDPYAAHFILTVGKPMFIVPLNVTQYAYLPNETAEYIKQYCPNPIIKQLFKPMFDYYFNFYKSKSTEPLPGPPLHDVLALWSIIAGRSVTFNKAPVKVVTQEGEAFGQTIGDFRQVKDKADYPAHYVAIGVDYPTFLNRFVTQLTRRTPPTR from the coding sequence ATGGGGAAAAAGGTGTTATTTTTTGCGGATTTCGGAATCGATGATGTGCTTGCTCTCGTCTATGCCTTCTTTGAAGAGGAAATTGATATTGTGGCTGTTGTTACCGGTTATGGGAATATTCCGAGGGAAAATGCGAAACGAAACGCACTGTTCATAAGGTCTCTTGCAAACGCAGAGCACATTCCTATTATAGAAGGTGCGTCCAAGCCTTATACAGGTAAGGTTCCTGATTATGTACCTGAAATTCATGGCGACTATGGGCTTGGCCCATTTATACCAAGCGAAGCCTCTCAACAAGGAAGAATTGAAGATTTCCATTATGTTAGAACGCTCTTTCACCAGTACGAGGAAGACGACATCTACGTCGTAAATGTCGGTCGTCTTTCGTCTCTTGCGACTTTTTTCGTTCTATACCCGGAATACAGAGAACGAATTAAGGATGTGTATATCATGGGCGGGGCTTTTTTATCCCCTGGGAATGTTACACCAGTAGCAGAGGCGAATATACACGGGGACCCCTATGCAGCTCATTTCATCTTAACCGTTGGCAAACCGATGTTTATCGTTCCACTCAATGTCACCCAGTATGCTTATCTACCGAATGAGACTGCTGAATATATTAAACAATACTGTCCAAATCCTATTATCAAGCAATTATTCAAACCAATGTTCGATTACTACTTTAACTTCTATAAGAGCAAGTCAACGGAGCCGTTACCTGGTCCGCCACTTCACGATGTATTGGCGTTATGGAGCATCATTGCCGGTCGTTCTGTTACGTTCAATAAAGCACCAGTGAAAGTAGTGACACAAGAAGGAGAAGCGTTCGGCCAAACTATTGGTGATTTCAGACAAGTAAAGGATAAAGCGGATTATCCTGCTCATTATGTAGCAATAGGTGTAGATTATCCTACATTTCTTAATCGATTTGTTACTCAATTAACAAGAAGAACCCCTCCAACACGTTAG
- a CDS encoding acyl-CoA dehydrogenase family protein, with translation MDFTLTKEQEMTKRMVREFAEEKIAPIAAEIDREATFPYELFMEMGKLGLLGIPFPEQYGGAGGDTLTYALAVEEIGRVCGSTGLSYAAAVSLGASPIYYFGTEEQKQSFLVPLAKGEALASFGLTEPNAGSDAGGTETKAVLEGDEYVINGEKSWITNASYARSITVTAVSGKRENGKPIISAFLVPADTKGLTISSNYDKMGVRGSNTSEIILEDVRVPKENILGDETKGFGQFLYTLDGGRISIAALAVGIAQASFEKALQYAKERKQFGQPISKFQAIQFKLADMAMEIELARNMVHKAAWLKDEGKPFSKESAFAKLYASETAFRTANQAIQIHGGYGYMREYEVERYLRDAKLLEIGEGTSEIQRMVISRNLGC, from the coding sequence ATGGATTTTACGCTAACGAAAGAGCAAGAAATGACGAAACGCATGGTTCGTGAGTTTGCTGAAGAGAAGATAGCACCGATTGCTGCAGAGATTGATCGTGAGGCGACGTTTCCTTATGAGCTATTTATGGAGATGGGGAAGCTTGGGTTATTAGGCATCCCGTTTCCTGAGCAATACGGCGGGGCAGGTGGAGATACGCTCACATATGCTCTAGCGGTTGAAGAAATTGGACGCGTGTGTGGGAGTACTGGACTTAGCTATGCTGCTGCCGTCTCACTCGGAGCCAGTCCGATTTACTATTTCGGAACTGAAGAACAAAAACAATCTTTCCTTGTGCCCCTAGCAAAGGGAGAAGCTCTCGCATCATTTGGGTTAACTGAACCAAATGCAGGGTCTGATGCAGGTGGCACAGAAACGAAGGCCGTATTAGAAGGCGATGAATACGTCATTAACGGGGAGAAAAGTTGGATTACGAATGCAAGCTACGCGAGAAGCATTACAGTAACAGCGGTGTCAGGGAAACGAGAGAACGGTAAGCCCATTATCTCTGCGTTTCTTGTACCTGCTGATACTAAAGGGCTAACCATCTCAAGTAACTACGACAAGATGGGCGTACGTGGTTCAAACACTTCAGAGATTATTTTAGAAGATGTACGGGTGCCTAAGGAGAATATCTTAGGAGATGAAACTAAAGGGTTCGGTCAATTTCTATACACGCTCGATGGAGGGCGAATCTCAATTGCAGCTTTGGCTGTAGGCATAGCGCAAGCATCTTTCGAGAAAGCGCTTCAATATGCGAAAGAACGGAAACAATTCGGTCAACCCATTTCGAAATTTCAAGCCATACAATTCAAACTTGCTGACATGGCAATGGAAATTGAATTAGCTCGGAATATGGTGCATAAAGCAGCCTGGCTGAAAGATGAGGGAAAACCATTCTCTAAAGAGTCTGCTTTTGCAAAGCTCTATGCATCTGAAACTGCATTTCGGACAGCCAATCAGGCGATTCAAATCCATGGTGGCTATGGATATATGAGAGAGTATGAGGTTGAGAGATATTTACGCGATGCAAAGTTACTCGAAATCGGCGAGGGTACATCAGAAATCCAGCGCATGGTTATTAGTCGAAATCTAGGGTGCTAG
- a CDS encoding AMP-binding protein, giving the protein MLLNQTVGQLVESKAVSHPDHEAYVYPEHGIRKTYKQFHEDTDEVAKAFMALGVERGEHVAIWSDNKPEWLISQFATGKMGGVLVTVNTNYQATELNYLLKQSDATTLLLALTYKDTSYLEILTSICPELKHCDKGMLHCKDLPYLKNIIVLDDEQRPYAYNWREFVKLGEEISDAALQQRKESLSVDDVINMQYTSGTTGFPKGVMLSHYNIVNNGNLVADCMELTMTDRLCIPVPFFHCFGCVLGTMAAVSKGATMVILEQFHPELVMSAVQEEKCTALHGVPTMFIAELNHPNFNLYSFPHLRTGIMAGSTCPMEVMKAVMNKMGAHEITIAYGQTESSPVITQTRTKDSVERRVASVGKAHPHVEVKIVAPGTNDEVPRGVPGELCTRGYLVMKGYYNNHEATAAAIDDEGWLHTGDIAVMDEEGYVDITGRMKDMIIRGGENIYPREVEEFLYQHPDVLDVQIVGVPDPRYGEELMAWIILKEGVTSTPDSIKSFCEGKISRHKIPKYVVFTESYPMTASGKIQKYLLREQSEKLVKEKERLDV; this is encoded by the coding sequence ATGTTACTCAATCAGACGGTTGGTCAATTGGTAGAGTCAAAAGCAGTTTCTCACCCAGATCATGAAGCCTATGTATACCCAGAGCACGGAATTAGAAAGACCTATAAGCAATTTCATGAGGACACAGATGAGGTAGCGAAAGCGTTTATGGCACTTGGTGTAGAGAGAGGCGAACACGTGGCAATCTGGTCTGATAATAAGCCTGAGTGGTTAATCTCCCAATTTGCTACTGGAAAGATGGGCGGCGTACTTGTAACGGTTAATACAAATTATCAAGCTACTGAATTGAACTACTTACTGAAACAGTCTGATGCAACAACGTTATTACTAGCTCTTACGTACAAAGATACTTCCTACCTTGAAATTCTTACATCAATCTGCCCTGAACTGAAGCATTGTGACAAAGGAATGCTTCATTGTAAAGACCTCCCTTACTTGAAGAATATTATTGTATTAGATGATGAACAGCGCCCGTACGCGTACAATTGGCGCGAATTCGTAAAGCTCGGAGAAGAGATATCAGATGCGGCACTCCAACAAAGAAAAGAAAGTCTAAGTGTCGATGACGTCATTAATATGCAATATACATCAGGTACGACCGGTTTCCCTAAAGGGGTTATGCTCTCCCACTATAATATTGTCAATAACGGGAACTTAGTGGCTGATTGCATGGAACTAACGATGACTGATCGTCTTTGTATCCCCGTCCCTTTCTTCCATTGTTTCGGGTGTGTACTCGGGACGATGGCGGCTGTATCGAAAGGGGCTACAATGGTCATTCTTGAACAATTCCATCCAGAGTTAGTCATGAGCGCTGTACAAGAAGAGAAATGTACCGCACTTCATGGTGTTCCAACCATGTTCATCGCCGAACTAAATCATCCGAATTTCAACTTATACTCTTTCCCTCATTTAAGAACAGGAATCATGGCTGGTTCTACTTGCCCAATGGAAGTGATGAAGGCTGTTATGAATAAGATGGGCGCTCATGAAATTACGATTGCTTATGGACAGACGGAGTCTTCTCCTGTTATTACACAAACGAGAACGAAAGATTCAGTGGAACGAAGAGTAGCATCAGTTGGAAAGGCTCATCCTCATGTTGAAGTGAAGATTGTAGCACCAGGAACGAATGATGAGGTGCCGCGCGGGGTCCCAGGTGAATTATGCACACGAGGGTACCTGGTGATGAAAGGCTATTATAACAATCACGAAGCAACTGCTGCCGCGATTGATGATGAGGGATGGCTTCATACGGGAGACATTGCAGTCATGGATGAAGAAGGGTACGTTGATATTACAGGTAGGATGAAAGATATGATTATTCGTGGTGGAGAGAATATTTATCCTAGGGAAGTAGAAGAATTTCTTTATCAACATCCTGACGTGCTTGATGTACAGATTGTAGGTGTTCCAGACCCGAGATATGGAGAAGAGCTAATGGCGTGGATCATTCTTAAAGAGGGTGTGACGAGTACACCGGATTCCATCAAATCGTTCTGTGAAGGTAAGATTTCAAGACATAAGATTCCAAAATACGTTGTCTTCACAGAATCGTATCCAATGACAGCAAGTGGGAAGATACAGAAATACCTACTTCGTGAACAGTCTGAGAAACTTGTAAAAGAAAAGGAGCGGTTAGATGTTTAA
- a CDS encoding class I SAM-dependent methyltransferase, translated as MRGRQIMDQKKQVQQTFGKNASKYVSSRTHSTGEDLKSMIDWLRPTKDTVALDIATGGGHTAKALASHVKSIFVTDLTKEMVEHSRQSIDADNAYYIVADAEQLPFIDHSFDLVTCRIAAHHFPHPEQFIKEVKRVLKPGGHFLFIDNVSPEQEMYAQFFHTFEKERDPSHARALSIQEWSTLLNRHALRIKIESSRKKELEFREWVERTVESKEKQGEIESYFLDASESIASYITVKVTDDQVDSFTVDEWMVIAEKR; from the coding sequence ATGAGAGGAAGACAAATAATGGACCAAAAGAAGCAAGTACAACAAACCTTTGGAAAGAATGCTTCCAAATATGTGTCTAGTCGAACTCACTCTACTGGAGAAGATTTAAAGAGTATGATCGATTGGCTGAGGCCTACCAAAGATACTGTGGCTCTTGATATTGCAACCGGTGGCGGACATACGGCCAAAGCGTTGGCATCTCATGTGAAATCTATATTTGTTACAGATTTGACGAAAGAAATGGTAGAGCATTCTCGTCAATCAATCGATGCAGACAATGCGTACTATATTGTGGCAGACGCTGAACAATTGCCATTCATCGACCATAGTTTTGATCTAGTCACATGCCGAATTGCGGCTCATCATTTCCCGCACCCAGAGCAGTTTATTAAAGAAGTGAAACGCGTGTTAAAGCCAGGAGGACACTTTTTATTTATAGATAACGTGTCACCAGAACAAGAAATGTATGCTCAGTTCTTCCATACATTTGAGAAAGAAAGAGACCCGAGTCATGCACGCGCTTTATCCATCCAAGAATGGTCCACACTCCTCAACCGCCATGCCCTTCGTATTAAGATAGAGTCTAGCCGGAAGAAGGAATTGGAGTTTCGTGAGTGGGTCGAACGAACAGTTGAGTCTAAGGAGAAGCAAGGTGAAATCGAATCGTACTTCTTAGATGCATCAGAGTCAATTGCATCCTATATCACGGTCAAAGTTACGGATGACCAAGTGGACTCTTTCACCGTAGACGAGTGGATGGTTATAGCAGAGAAACGCTAA
- a CDS encoding acetyl-CoA carboxylase biotin carboxylase subunit codes for MFKKVLIANRGEIASRIIRTCKRLNIDTVAIYSDPDKDSLYVQEATECYPLGGTRVHESYLNIDKVLQIAKEAEVDAIHPGYGLLSENGDFAERCAERGFVFIGPKPSIMRKMGNKIEARRTMEEAGVPIVPGTDAATNDLEEAIQEAKRIGYPIMLKAASGGGGIGMQLVQNEAELMKAFDGNSKRATMFFGDGTMFLEKFIEEPRHIEIQLLADEHGNAVYLFERECSIQRRHQKVVEEAPSPFLSEETRTKMGEVAVRAALQLGYSNAGTIEFLVDAHEHFYFLEMNTRLQVEHPVTEEITGVDLVEEQIRVASGEPLRFRQKDLTIEGHAIEVRIYAEDPYTFYPAPGQLTDLQLPQGDGIRHELSIHRTSTISPFYDPMIAKYVVSGDSRDAVIRRIEETLPTYKVEGIKTNIPMIYDVISHPQFKAGRTTTNFVELYYQNQPN; via the coding sequence ATGTTTAAGAAAGTATTGATCGCAAATCGCGGTGAGATTGCTTCGCGGATTATTCGAACGTGTAAGCGTTTAAACATTGATACAGTCGCCATCTACTCCGACCCAGACAAAGATAGTCTGTACGTTCAAGAGGCAACCGAGTGCTATCCATTAGGTGGTACTAGGGTTCATGAAAGTTATTTAAATATAGACAAAGTGCTTCAAATCGCGAAAGAAGCCGAAGTTGATGCCATTCATCCAGGCTACGGTTTATTGAGTGAGAACGGGGACTTTGCTGAACGGTGTGCAGAAAGAGGGTTTGTGTTCATCGGACCGAAACCTTCTATTATGCGCAAGATGGGTAACAAAATTGAAGCAAGAAGGACGATGGAAGAAGCTGGTGTGCCTATTGTACCTGGAACAGATGCAGCTACAAATGATTTAGAAGAAGCAATACAAGAAGCAAAACGCATCGGTTACCCCATTATGCTAAAGGCAGCAAGCGGTGGAGGCGGCATTGGGATGCAACTTGTTCAGAATGAAGCTGAACTTATGAAAGCGTTCGATGGAAATTCAAAGCGGGCTACGATGTTTTTCGGAGATGGAACGATGTTTCTAGAGAAATTTATAGAAGAACCTCGCCATATCGAAATCCAGCTATTAGCAGATGAACACGGAAATGCGGTTTACCTCTTTGAGCGAGAATGCTCAATTCAACGACGTCATCAAAAGGTTGTGGAAGAAGCGCCTTCTCCGTTTCTTTCAGAAGAAACAAGAACAAAGATGGGGGAAGTTGCAGTTCGAGCTGCTTTACAATTAGGCTATTCGAACGCAGGTACGATCGAATTTCTAGTAGATGCCCATGAACACTTCTATTTCCTTGAGATGAATACTAGATTACAAGTGGAGCATCCAGTCACAGAAGAGATTACGGGAGTCGATTTGGTTGAAGAACAAATACGAGTTGCATCAGGCGAGCCATTACGTTTCCGACAGAAAGATTTGACGATTGAAGGGCACGCAATAGAAGTTAGAATCTATGCGGAAGACCCCTATACGTTTTATCCAGCACCTGGGCAGTTGACGGATTTACAGTTGCCACAAGGTGATGGAATCCGGCATGAGCTTTCTATCCATCGTACATCGACTATTAGTCCATTTTACGATCCTATGATCGCAAAGTACGTCGTGTCAGGTGATTCTAGAGATGCAGTTATACGTAGGATTGAAGAAACGTTGCCAACCTACAAAGTAGAAGGGATTAAAACAAATATTCCGATGATTTACGACGTCATCTCACATCCTCAGTTCAAAGCAGGCAGGACTACGACAAATTTTGTTGAATTATATTATCAGAACCAACCTAATTAG
- a CDS encoding hydroxymethylglutaryl-CoA lyase, whose amino-acid sequence MPLPERIQIKEVGPRDGLQNETEILSTEAKIEWINALSQTGLSYIEITSFVHPKWIPQLADALEVASAIRRKEGVTYAALVPNLKGLQRALQADVDEVAVFMSASEAHNKKNINKSIGDTYRVLNEVIEEAKEEQKSVRGYISTVFGCPYEGKVSVDDVLRICDRLFEMGIDECSLGDTIGVANPKQVQDVLTKLERYFPKHSLALHFHNTRGTALANVWAAMELGYERFDSALGGLGGCPYAKGASGNLATDDLLYMVQEMGYNTGIDELKLREAASLIQGHLNKELPSHQMSIVNRGGIQV is encoded by the coding sequence ATGCCTTTACCTGAACGAATTCAAATTAAGGAGGTCGGTCCTCGAGACGGCCTCCAGAATGAAACCGAAATCTTATCGACGGAAGCGAAGATAGAATGGATTAATGCGCTAAGCCAAACCGGACTCTCGTACATTGAAATTACTTCATTCGTTCACCCCAAGTGGATTCCGCAACTCGCGGATGCATTAGAAGTTGCATCGGCAATTCGACGGAAGGAGGGGGTGACCTATGCTGCGCTTGTACCTAATTTAAAAGGATTACAGCGCGCCCTACAGGCAGATGTGGATGAGGTGGCTGTGTTTATGTCTGCTTCTGAAGCACATAACAAGAAGAACATCAATAAGTCGATTGGAGACACGTATAGAGTACTAAATGAAGTCATTGAAGAAGCGAAAGAAGAACAGAAATCTGTACGAGGATACATATCAACTGTCTTTGGTTGCCCATATGAAGGAAAAGTCTCTGTTGATGATGTGCTACGCATTTGTGACCGTCTATTTGAGATGGGAATTGATGAATGTTCGCTAGGTGACACGATTGGAGTTGCCAATCCTAAGCAAGTTCAAGACGTATTAACAAAGCTTGAACGGTATTTTCCTAAGCATTCTCTTGCGCTTCATTTCCATAACACTCGTGGAACTGCGTTGGCGAATGTGTGGGCAGCGATGGAGCTTGGGTACGAACGGTTTGACAGTGCATTAGGTGGATTGGGGGGTTGCCCGTACGCGAAAGGGGCCTCTGGAAATTTAGCAACGGACGATTTGCTTTATATGGTTCAGGAAATGGGATACAACACTGGGATTGATGAATTGAAGCTAAGAGAAGCTGCGTCCTTAATTCAAGGCCATCTGAATAAAGAACTACCTAGTCATCAAATGAGTATTGTGAACAGAGGAGGCATACAAGTATGA
- a CDS encoding TetR/AcrR family transcriptional regulator, which translates to MPELREKVIQSSLELFAEKGFHRVSVNEIVQHCGVSKGGFYHYFKSKDELLYVIHDTFITYVLEKAQLAVLNNTHPTYQLHAIIHSFVKVFDLYQLHISVFYQESIYLTSPFEERIKEKRDRFKDLLLAVIKNGQQQDQFRTDLPPQIATMSILGMVNWTYKWYSRDGEKSIDEIADYFYEFISRALLPEDFIMLRNEELNAKL; encoded by the coding sequence ATGCCTGAACTACGAGAGAAAGTTATTCAATCTTCATTAGAGCTGTTTGCAGAGAAAGGCTTTCATAGAGTATCTGTAAATGAAATAGTGCAACACTGCGGCGTATCCAAAGGTGGATTCTATCATTATTTCAAGTCGAAAGATGAGCTGCTTTATGTGATACACGATACATTTATTACATATGTTCTAGAGAAAGCCCAACTTGCCGTATTAAACAACACCCACCCTACCTACCAACTTCATGCAATCATCCATTCTTTCGTAAAGGTTTTTGACCTTTATCAACTCCACATTTCCGTATTTTATCAAGAGAGTATTTATTTAACCTCACCGTTTGAAGAACGCATTAAAGAAAAGCGTGACCGATTTAAAGATCTGTTGCTTGCTGTTATTAAGAATGGTCAACAACAAGATCAGTTCAGAACCGACCTTCCCCCACAAATCGCTACCATGTCGATATTGGGAATGGTGAACTGGACCTATAAGTGGTACAGCCGTGATGGAGAAAAATCCATTGATGAAATTGCCGACTACTTCTATGAATTTATTTCTAGAGCCTTATTGCCGGAAGATTTCATAATGCTTAGGAACGAAGAGTTGAATGCTAAATTATAA
- a CDS encoding acetyl-CoA carboxylase biotin carboxyl carrier protein subunit codes for MVEMKANMAGSVWKIVVAQGDQVQDGDDLVILESMKMEIPIPAEADGVVKEIKVAEGDFVNEGDVVVVIE; via the coding sequence ATGGTAGAAATGAAAGCAAATATGGCAGGAAGCGTTTGGAAAATTGTTGTTGCACAAGGAGATCAGGTACAAGACGGTGATGATTTAGTCATCTTAGAATCAATGAAGATGGAAATTCCAATTCCGGCTGAAGCGGATGGAGTAGTGAAAGAAATTAAAGTTGCTGAAGGTGATTTCGTAAATGAAGGAGATGTCGTTGTAGTCATTGAATGA